ACAAACTGGCGTTTGGCAAATAACTACAACGTAACACGTATTGGTTTTGTAAATAAAATGGACCGTGCAGGTGCCGACTTCTTAAAAGTGGTTGGTCAAGTAAAAGAAGTATTGGGTGGTAACCCACTTCCTTTGCAATTACCAATCGGTGCTGAAGAGAATTTTACAGGTGTTGTTGATTTGATTAATTTTCGTGGTATTGAGTGGAATGAGCACGATAAAGGAATGACCTTTAACATTGTTCCTATTCCTGCTGATATGTTGGAAGAAGCGAAAGAGTGGAGAGGGAAATTGTTGGAAGCTATCGCTGAATTTGACGATCGTTTGATGGAGAAGTTTTTCGAAAATCCTGAAAGCATTACCGAGAAAGAAATTTTAACTGCATTGCGTCAGGCTTGTATTGCCAATAAAGTAGTGCCGATGGTATGCGGAAGCGCATTCAAAAACAAAGGTGTTCAAACCATGTTGGATTTAGTAATGGAATTGATGCCAAGTCCGCTTGACAAAAATGAAATTATTGGAACTAATCCTGAAACTGAATTAGAAGTAACTCGTAAGCCGGATGTAAAAGAACCTTTTACAGCTTTGGCATTTAAAATTGCAACCGATCCATTTGTGGGCCGTTTGTGTTTCTTCCGTGTGTATTCAGGTAAACTAGATGCTGGTTCTTATGTATTAAACTCCAGAAGTGGTAACAAAGAACGTATTTCACGTATCTTCCAAATGCATGCTAACAAGCAAAATTCAATTGATACGATTGAAGCAGGAGATATTGGAGCAGCGGTTGGATTTAAAGATATTAAAACAGGAGATACACTTTGTGATGAAAAGCATCCGATTGTATTAGAAGCAATGAACTTCCCTGAACCGGTTATCGGTATTGCTATTGAGCCAAAAACTCAAGCAGACTTAGATCGTTTAGGTGTTTCGTTGAATAAATTATCAGAAGAAGATCCTACTTTCCGTGTTAAAACGGATGAGGATTCAGGCCAAACCATTATTAGTGGAATGGGTGAGTTGCACTTGGAAATCATTGTTGACCGTTTGAGACGAGAGTTTAAAGTGGAAGTAAACCAAGGAGCGCCTCAAGTTAACTTTAAAGAAAAAATTAATGCTACTGTTGAGCACCGTGAAGTGTACAAAAAGCAAACCGGTGGTCGTGGTAAATTTGCCGATATTAAATTTACAGCCGGTCCGGTTGATGAGGATTATGATGTAGTTAAAGATGGCGGTTTACAGTTTGTCAACGAAATTGTGGGTGGTAACATTCCTCGTGAATATATTCCTTCAGTTGAAAAGGGTTTCAAAGCAGCAATGAGCACAGGTGTTCTTGCAGGTTTCCAAATGGATTCTTTAAAGATTGTTTTGAAAGATGGTTCTTATCACGCTGTCGATTCAGATTCACTTTCATTTGAGATATGTGCACGTACTGCCTTCCGTGAGGCCTTACCAAAATGTAAGCCTGTATTGTTAGAGCCTATCATGAAAGTGGAAGTGCTAACACCAGAGCAAAACATGGGGGATGTAGTAGGGGATTTAAATAAACGTAGAGGTCAGATTGAAGGAATGGATTCAAGAGCAGGTTCACAAGTAATTAAGGCAACTGTGCCTTTGAGTGAGATGTTTGGATACGTAACTACCTTAAGAACGATTACTTCAGGAAGAGCATCATCCACTATGGAATTCTCTCACTTTGCTGAAACTCCAAGAGGAATTGCAGATGAAGTAATTGCAAAAGTAAAAGGTAAGAAAGCAGAAAAAGTTTAATAACGTTCTTTTAAATATATACAGACATGAGTCAAAAAATCAGAATTAAATTGAAATCTTACGATTACAACTTAGTGGATAAATCTGCTGAGAAAATCTTAAAGACAGTAAAAGCTACAGGTGCTGTGGTAAATGGTCCAATTCCATTGCCTACCAATAAAAAGATTTATACTGTATTGCGCTCACCACACGTGAACAAGAAAGCAAGAGAGCAGTTTCAATTGTGTTCTTACAAACGTTTGTTAGACATTTACAGCTCTACCTCAAAAACAGTA
The sequence above is a segment of the Bacteroidota bacterium genome. Coding sequences within it:
- the fusA gene encoding elongation factor G, giving the protein MSDLRYTRNIGIAAHIDAGKTTCTERILYYTGVNHKIGEVHDGAATMDWMVQEQERGITITSAATTCFWNYKNDRYKINIIDTPGHVDFTVEVNRSLRILDGLVFLFSAVDGVEPQSETNWRLANNYNVTRIGFVNKMDRAGADFLKVVGQVKEVLGGNPLPLQLPIGAEENFTGVVDLINFRGIEWNEHDKGMTFNIVPIPADMLEEAKEWRGKLLEAIAEFDDRLMEKFFENPESITEKEILTALRQACIANKVVPMVCGSAFKNKGVQTMLDLVMELMPSPLDKNEIIGTNPETELEVTRKPDVKEPFTALAFKIATDPFVGRLCFFRVYSGKLDAGSYVLNSRSGNKERISRIFQMHANKQNSIDTIEAGDIGAAVGFKDIKTGDTLCDEKHPIVLEAMNFPEPVIGIAIEPKTQADLDRLGVSLNKLSEEDPTFRVKTDEDSGQTIISGMGELHLEIIVDRLRREFKVEVNQGAPQVNFKEKINATVEHREVYKKQTGGRGKFADIKFTAGPVDEDYDVVKDGGLQFVNEIVGGNIPREYIPSVEKGFKAAMSTGVLAGFQMDSLKIVLKDGSYHAVDSDSLSFEICARTAFREALPKCKPVLLEPIMKVEVLTPEQNMGDVVGDLNKRRGQIEGMDSRAGSQVIKATVPLSEMFGYVTTLRTITSGRASSTMEFSHFAETPRGIADEVIAKVKGKKAEKV
- the rpsJ gene encoding 30S ribosomal protein S10 produces the protein MSQKIRIKLKSYDYNLVDKSAEKILKTVKATGAVVNGPIPLPTNKKIYTVLRSPHVNKKAREQFQLCSYKRLLDIYSSTSKTVDALMKLELPSGVEVEIKV